One region of Pogona vitticeps strain Pit_001003342236 chromosome 1, PviZW2.1, whole genome shotgun sequence genomic DNA includes:
- the NOXRED1 gene encoding NADP-dependent oxidoreductase domain-containing protein 1 has product MADIMANLKTFQPEYGAGINEPLLHLRCRVKGLTATACAHILFFCKVLQATRPKKGKCEEPSASSQALNGSQTLKIGIIGGGHIGKQLARVLLQLTDISGKNIQISTRQPEKLSEFQMLGVNCFYNNRQLADWADVIFLCCLPSHLPNICSEVQDALKRCSIIYSLVTAIPLPRLRQLLSCNSIIRPQYTFRESAPFHMWTASRTLVEALRDPAVIQATCPCNPTGEIVVNTNWLAAVFYAALNSYTWQGLRYARALALLNQVCFPDDNAVTSGDDKSPPLLECENFINQAFASTLLPDDCLPWFDLTTVQLKDSPLSQLLTTDIFFRDNIASFYCNMLTGLPVNNEESVTASFTRANLSAVLLNPIKTCTLDGTSKAEEPSSADRF; this is encoded by the exons ATGGCAGATATTATGGCAAACCTGAAAACCTTTCAGCCAGAATATGGGGCAGGGATAAATGAGCCCTTACTACATCTGAGATGCCGTGTCAAAGGCCTGACCGCGACTGCCTGTGCCCACATACTCTTCTTCTGCAAAGTACTCCAGGCCACCAG gccaaaaaagggaaaatgtgAGGAGCCGTCTGCTTCCTCCCAGGCATTAAATGGCAGCCAAACCTTGAAGATTGGGATTATTGGTGGAGGCCATATTGGGAAACAGCTGGCCAGGGTGCTGCTACAGTTGACAGATATTTCAGGAAAGAACATCCAGATCTCTACTAGGCAGCCAGAAAAACTGT CAGAATTTCAGATGCTAGGAGTTAACTGCTTTTACAACAACAGGCAGCTGGCAGACTGGGCAGATGTTATATTTCTTTGCTGTCTTCCATCTCACCTCCCAAATATTTGCTCAGAAGTTCAGGATGCACTGAAAAGATGCTCTATTATATACAGTCTGGTCACAGCCATCCCTTTGCCCAG GCTGAGGCAACTCCTTTCTTGCAATTCAATTATAAGGCCACAGTACACGTTCAGAGAGAGCGCTCCTTTTCATATGTGGACAGCTAGCAGGACACTTGTGGAAGCCCTCAGAGACCCAGCTGTTATCCAGGCAACATGTCCTTGTAACCCAACTG GGGAAATTGTTGTCAATACAAACTGGCTGGCAGCTGTGTTCTATGCAGCTCTAAACAGTTACACATGGCAGGGTTTGCGCTATGCAAGGGCCTTGGCCTTACTCAATCAAGTGTGTTTTCCTGATGATAATGCTGTCACCTCTGGAGATGATAAATCACCACCACTGTTAGAATGTGAAAACTTTATCAACCAAGCCTTTGCTTCCACTCTTTTACCTGATGA CTGTCTTCCCTGGTTTGATCTGACAACTGTACAGCTAAAGGACTCCCCTCTTAGTCAGCTTCTTACAACAGACATATTCTTCAGGGACAACATAGCTTCATTCTACTGTAACATGCTCACAGGATTGCCTGTAAACAATGAAGAATCAGTGACAGCTTCCTTCACAAGGGCGAACCTTTCAGCTGTGCTACTGAACCCCATCAAAACTTGTACCCTTGATGGAACAAGCAAAGCAGAAGAGCCATCAAGTGCAGACAGATTCTGA